In a single window of the Motilibacter peucedani genome:
- a CDS encoding ABC transporter permease subunit, which yields MALLDTVRAVPRRTTTLVRVDRRGAALLTLVAWLVLFAWLKGRDTLRLEQSDVTGLHTWLNTVDDRVGDARQDNPAFRNVVGGIRDTIDAVATALQHLLSSPVGDRPLPLVGWLGVVTVATLGAWAVSGVRLALLTMLGLLFIGSQGLWQPSMDTVALTLTAVLFSLLVGIPLGIATGLSRRVRLVVTPLLDLAQILPAFVYLAPLALFFSIGPASATIATLVYAAPPVVRLTALGITEVPRATIESATSLGATRWQVLRTVQLPSARRTIVVGINQTVMAALAMVTIAALIDAPGLGRVVLDALNHLDIGTAFNGGLAIVVLAVVCDRVTTAARRPRTQVGGGPRVRLAVTVLATALGALAVYLSYTYLWAARFPASPDLGTPIEERTTTVVDWVQAHFGGATGWVKDEVTRGVLDPVQSLLVDSPWWLTAAALVALAAIVGSARAALTAAVCVGLIIGTGLWSDAMATLAATLLATAVVVVLGVVLGVWMGRSPRVDRTIRPVLDAAQVMPAFVYLVPFVALFAASRFTGIAAAVVFAAPVVLKIVADGIAGVPRAAVEAATAAGSSTWQTVTKVQLPMSLRTLVLATNQGLVYVLSMVVVGGLVGAGALGFDVVSGFRQEKWFGKGIAAGVAIVLLGVLLDRVLQAAAARAPQAPRERHRAP from the coding sequence ATGGCCCTGCTCGACACCGTGCGCGCGGTCCCGCGCCGCACCACCACCCTCGTCCGGGTCGACCGGCGCGGCGCGGCGCTGCTGACGCTGGTCGCGTGGCTGGTGCTCTTCGCCTGGCTCAAGGGTCGCGACACGCTGCGGCTCGAGCAGTCCGACGTGACCGGCCTGCACACCTGGCTCAACACCGTCGACGACCGCGTCGGCGACGCCCGGCAGGACAACCCGGCCTTCCGCAACGTGGTCGGCGGCATCCGCGACACGATCGACGCGGTGGCCACCGCGCTGCAGCACCTGCTCTCCTCGCCCGTCGGCGACCGGCCGCTGCCCCTGGTCGGCTGGCTCGGCGTCGTCACGGTCGCCACGCTCGGCGCCTGGGCGGTGTCGGGTGTGCGGCTCGCGCTGCTGACGATGCTCGGGCTGCTGTTCATCGGCAGCCAGGGGCTGTGGCAGCCGAGCATGGACACGGTCGCCCTCACGCTCACCGCGGTGCTGTTCAGCCTCTTGGTCGGCATCCCGCTGGGCATCGCCACCGGGCTCTCACGCCGCGTGCGGCTGGTCGTGACCCCGCTGCTCGACCTCGCCCAGATCCTGCCGGCGTTCGTCTACCTCGCGCCGCTCGCGCTGTTCTTCTCGATCGGCCCGGCGTCGGCGACGATCGCCACACTGGTCTACGCCGCCCCGCCGGTGGTCCGCCTCACCGCCCTCGGCATCACCGAGGTGCCGCGCGCCACGATCGAGTCGGCGACCTCGCTCGGCGCCACCCGGTGGCAGGTGCTCCGCACCGTCCAGCTGCCCAGCGCCCGCCGCACCATCGTCGTGGGCATCAACCAGACGGTCATGGCCGCGCTCGCGATGGTCACCATCGCCGCGCTCATCGACGCGCCCGGGCTGGGCCGCGTGGTGCTCGACGCGCTCAACCACCTCGACATCGGCACGGCCTTCAACGGCGGGCTGGCCATCGTCGTGCTCGCGGTCGTGTGCGACCGCGTCACCACCGCCGCGCGCCGGCCGCGCACGCAGGTCGGCGGCGGCCCCCGCGTACGCCTCGCCGTCACCGTGCTCGCGACGGCGCTCGGAGCCCTCGCCGTCTACCTCAGCTACACCTACCTCTGGGCGGCCCGCTTCCCGGCGAGCCCCGACCTCGGCACGCCGATCGAGGAGCGCACGACCACGGTCGTCGACTGGGTGCAGGCGCACTTCGGCGGGGCGACCGGCTGGGTCAAGGACGAGGTCACCCGCGGGGTGCTCGACCCGGTGCAGAGCCTGCTCGTCGACTCGCCGTGGTGGCTGACCGCCGCCGCGCTGGTCGCGCTGGCCGCGATCGTGGGCAGCGCCCGGGCCGCGCTGACCGCCGCCGTGTGCGTCGGACTCATCATCGGCACCGGGCTGTGGTCCGACGCGATGGCCACCTTGGCGGCCACCCTGCTCGCGACCGCCGTCGTCGTCGTCCTCGGCGTGGTGCTCGGCGTCTGGATGGGGCGCAGCCCGCGGGTCGACCGCACGATCCGGCCGGTCCTCGACGCCGCCCAGGTCATGCCGGCGTTCGTCTACCTGGTGCCCTTCGTCGCGCTGTTCGCCGCGAGCCGCTTCACCGGCATCGCCGCGGCGGTCGTCTTCGCCGCGCCCGTGGTGCTCAAGATCGTGGCGGACGGCATCGCGGGGGTGCCCCGGGCCGCGGTCGAGGCAGCCACCGCGGCAGGGTCCAGCACGTGGCAGACCGTGACAAAGGTGCAGTTGCCGATGTCGCTGCGTACCCTCGTGCTGGCGACCAACCAGGGGCTCGTCTACGTCCTGTCCATGGTCGTGGTCGGCGGCCTGGTCGGCGCCGGGGCGCTGGGCTTCGACGTCGTGTCGGGCTTCCGCCAGGAGAAGTGGTTCGGCAAGGGGATCGCCGCAGGTGTGGCCATCGTCCTGCTGGGCGTTCTGCTCGACAGGGTGCTGCAGGCCGCCGCGGCCCGCGCACCACAAGCACCGCGAGAGAGGCACCGCGCTCCATGA
- a CDS encoding glycosyl hydrolase family 18 protein, with product MLADGSTVTAPTFISYDDPQSLAQRVGLVQARGLRGVMAWEISQDSDDSALVDTFAPLLPSAPRR from the coding sequence GTGCTCGCCGACGGCAGCACGGTGACGGCACCGACGTTCATCTCCTACGACGACCCGCAGTCGCTCGCGCAGCGGGTGGGCCTCGTGCAGGCCCGCGGGCTGCGCGGCGTCATGGCCTGGGAGATCAGCCAGGACTCCGACGACTCCGCGCTGGTCGACACCTTCGCCCCGCTGCTGCCGAGCGCGCCCCGGCGCTGA
- a CDS encoding pirin family protein, which translates to MSPQPRVLPADPSPVTDAESVLLAGHDVPLGRYTTVRRLLPQRPRRMVGAWCFVDAFGPEDVSGRPGMQVAPHPHCGLQTVTWLVEGQIVHRDSVGHDQAIRPGQLNLMTSGRGISHSEMSPADHPPTMHGLQLWIALPDSARGTAPRFEHHAELPQVALQGGRATVVVGAYAGVHSPAQVHSPLLALELGTDASAPLRLELDPAFEHGVLVLTGAATVDGLALEPGSLLYVPPGSRLLEVTSGQPARLFVIGGEPFEEPLVMWWNFVARTHEEVVQAREEWEHGDRFGVVRCDAERLPAPALPSVRLKARDRHGASLPA; encoded by the coding sequence GTGAGCCCCCAGCCGCGCGTCCTGCCCGCCGACCCCTCGCCCGTGACCGACGCCGAGAGCGTGCTGCTGGCGGGCCACGACGTACCCCTCGGCCGCTACACCACCGTGCGCCGCCTGCTGCCCCAGCGCCCGCGCCGGATGGTCGGCGCCTGGTGCTTCGTCGACGCGTTCGGGCCCGAGGACGTCAGCGGGCGGCCGGGCATGCAGGTGGCGCCCCACCCGCACTGCGGGTTGCAGACCGTCACCTGGCTGGTCGAGGGCCAGATCGTCCACCGCGACAGCGTCGGGCACGACCAGGCGATCCGGCCCGGCCAGCTCAACCTCATGACCTCCGGTCGCGGCATCTCGCACTCGGAGATGTCACCGGCCGACCACCCGCCGACGATGCACGGGCTGCAGCTCTGGATCGCGCTGCCCGACTCCGCCCGCGGCACCGCGCCCCGGTTCGAGCACCACGCCGAGCTTCCCCAGGTCGCGCTCCAGGGCGGCCGTGCGACCGTGGTCGTCGGCGCGTACGCAGGGGTGCACTCCCCCGCGCAGGTGCACTCGCCGCTGCTCGCCCTGGAGCTCGGCACCGACGCGTCGGCGCCCCTGCGGCTCGAGCTCGACCCGGCCTTCGAGCACGGCGTGCTGGTGCTGACCGGCGCGGCGACCGTCGACGGCCTGGCCCTCGAGCCGGGGTCGCTGCTCTACGTGCCGCCGGGCTCGCGGCTGCTCGAGGTCACCAGCGGTCAGCCGGCCCGGCTGTTCGTCATCGGCGGGGAGCCGTTCGAGGAGCCGCTGGTCATGTGGTGGAACTTCGTCGCCCGCACGCACGAGGAGGTCGTGCAGGCGCGCGAGGAATGGGAGCACGGCGACCGGTTCGGCGTCGTGCGCTGCGACGCCGAACGGCTGCCGGCGCCCGCCCTGCCGAGCGTGCGGCTCAAGGCGCGCGACCGGCACGGGGCGAGCCTGCCGGCCTAG
- a CDS encoding glucodextranase DOMON-like domain-containing protein, whose product MRTSRRQSPTPLSSRQSPARTRRPKPAALTAAGALALSGALAAPVAASASPAASAASPAAAAGAPARGTSSHFDLARKDCVGTAQNGRSKVWFTVADGVLSDVYWPTIDNTEVETLQYVVTDGSSFTDLQTRDTTYTVRTTDVSGMSCEVTSTSKAHGYKLVTEYVTDPKTDAVVMHTKLVTSRKNLSVYVRYDATVNGNGGGGEANAGGDTATYDASRSALVASDTSTATQAVNRDYAKPVYAALAADRPFTAVRNGYAGTASDGLTELDATHGLASNAAPAADGNVVQTGRIALSAGKDFTLALGYDSRNAGRAAHTAWKSARTPFASLRGGYLDTWHTYDAKLNPPPATLPGQSAAAAAQAKAQYWLSVNVLKASEDKTFRGAVVASLASPWGQALDAGARDANTGLPVWFGSYREIFARDLYEAFTGFLAAGDTATEQAIVRWLFQYQQQPDGRFPRNSLLNGQKNFDSAGDQLDESAFPILAAWQAGLGGDSELYTTGIKPAADFVVAHGPSFGNERWEEQSGYSPSTIAAEIGGLVAAAKIADQQGDSASARLYRATADSFQRQIKAWTVTTTGTYGNGRYFIRLSKNGNPDEAVSYGLGNGSVTADQRSVLDGGFLELTRLGILSPNDPDVRATVPLLDKVISRSMPTGRGYYRYGTSTPGSEDGYGDCWVADPTNCPVDGQPWPTSQAGSGHVWPVLSGERGEDEIARGVRTEAAKRLRMMIASSSGVGLVPEQAWEDPSLPKSPYGTDPAIASIGFQTGKAAGSASPLTWAQAQEVRLARAIATGTVVEQPAAVKARYLHGAVAAVPVTITSPANATEVTGATTTVTGTTAPGATVTVQALLEGSETGATDVVVTAGSDGSFSADVPTGPGTTDISAAAELAGATGVARVTVVSSFIPGTTVLDVTDPTGDDNGPGTYAYPLAADFHAGAYDLRRFEVIDSGDTVTLRSTLGDLTPTFGSPIGAQLLDIYVQQPGGGTTSTSPGPASRNFTIDPGSAWTKRLEIQGFVSPVFIDAAGTNQGAVTVISSSISKTIAVVIPKAALGGTPGAGWKFTVALHGQDGFSPDQARGFQPLPQDYQFGLCASASVSSPICSIDPGTAPKVMDVLTPAGVSQATELDPTQGPVRLQGVPVS is encoded by the coding sequence ATGCGAACCAGCCGTCGGCAGTCGCCGACACCACTCTCCAGCCGGCAGTCGCCGGCACGCACCCGCCGGCCGAAGCCGGCAGCCCTCACCGCCGCGGGCGCCCTGGCACTCTCGGGCGCGCTGGCCGCGCCGGTCGCCGCCAGCGCCTCGCCCGCAGCGAGCGCCGCGTCCCCGGCAGCGGCCGCTGGCGCTCCCGCGCGCGGCACCTCCTCGCACTTCGACCTGGCCCGCAAGGACTGCGTCGGCACGGCGCAGAACGGCCGCTCGAAGGTGTGGTTCACCGTCGCCGACGGCGTCCTGTCCGACGTCTACTGGCCGACCATCGACAACACCGAGGTCGAGACGCTGCAGTACGTCGTCACCGACGGCTCGAGCTTCACCGACCTGCAGACCCGCGACACGACGTACACCGTCCGGACCACCGACGTGTCCGGCATGTCGTGCGAGGTCACCAGCACCAGCAAGGCCCACGGCTACAAGCTGGTCACCGAGTACGTCACCGACCCGAAGACCGACGCGGTCGTCATGCACACCAAGCTCGTGACGAGCCGCAAGAACCTCTCGGTCTACGTGCGCTACGACGCCACGGTCAACGGCAACGGTGGCGGCGGCGAGGCCAACGCGGGGGGCGACACCGCGACGTACGACGCGTCCCGCAGTGCGCTGGTCGCCTCCGACACCAGCACCGCGACCCAGGCGGTCAACCGCGACTACGCCAAGCCCGTCTACGCCGCGCTGGCCGCCGACCGACCGTTCACCGCGGTGCGCAACGGCTACGCCGGCACCGCGAGCGACGGGCTCACCGAGCTCGACGCGACGCACGGCCTGGCGAGCAACGCGGCGCCGGCCGCCGACGGCAACGTCGTGCAGACCGGGCGCATCGCGCTCAGCGCGGGCAAGGACTTCACGCTGGCGCTCGGCTACGACTCGCGCAACGCGGGGCGCGCCGCGCACACCGCGTGGAAGAGCGCGCGTACGCCGTTCGCCTCCCTGCGCGGCGGCTACCTGGACACGTGGCACACGTACGACGCCAAGCTGAACCCGCCGCCCGCGACGCTGCCCGGCCAGTCGGCCGCCGCGGCCGCGCAGGCCAAGGCGCAGTACTGGCTCAGCGTCAACGTCCTGAAGGCCAGCGAGGACAAGACCTTCCGCGGCGCGGTCGTCGCGTCGCTCGCGAGCCCCTGGGGCCAGGCGCTCGACGCAGGTGCGCGCGACGCCAACACCGGGCTGCCGGTGTGGTTCGGCTCCTACCGCGAGATCTTCGCCCGGGACCTCTACGAGGCCTTCACGGGCTTCCTCGCCGCAGGCGACACCGCGACCGAGCAGGCGATCGTGCGCTGGCTGTTCCAGTACCAGCAGCAGCCCGACGGCAGGTTCCCGCGCAACTCGCTCCTCAACGGCCAGAAGAACTTCGACAGCGCAGGCGACCAGCTCGACGAGAGCGCCTTCCCGATCCTGGCTGCGTGGCAGGCAGGGCTCGGCGGCGACTCGGAGCTCTACACCACCGGCATCAAGCCGGCCGCCGACTTCGTCGTGGCGCACGGCCCGTCGTTCGGCAACGAGCGCTGGGAGGAGCAGTCCGGCTACTCCCCTTCGACGATCGCCGCCGAGATCGGCGGCCTGGTCGCTGCTGCCAAGATCGCCGACCAGCAGGGCGACTCCGCGTCGGCGCGGCTCTACCGCGCGACGGCCGACTCGTTCCAGCGCCAGATCAAGGCCTGGACGGTCACGACCACCGGCACCTACGGCAACGGGCGCTACTTCATCCGCCTGTCGAAGAACGGCAACCCCGACGAGGCGGTCTCCTACGGCCTCGGCAACGGCTCGGTCACGGCCGACCAGCGCTCGGTGCTCGACGGCGGCTTCCTCGAGCTGACGCGGCTCGGCATCCTCTCGCCGAACGACCCGGACGTGCGGGCCACCGTGCCGCTGCTCGACAAGGTCATCAGCCGCTCGATGCCCACCGGGCGCGGCTACTACCGCTACGGCACCTCGACCCCCGGCTCCGAGGACGGCTACGGCGACTGCTGGGTCGCCGACCCGACCAACTGCCCGGTCGACGGCCAGCCCTGGCCGACCTCGCAGGCGGGGTCCGGGCACGTGTGGCCGGTGCTCTCCGGTGAGCGTGGCGAGGACGAGATCGCCCGCGGTGTGCGCACCGAGGCCGCCAAGCGGCTGCGGATGATGATCGCGTCGTCGTCCGGAGTCGGGCTCGTGCCCGAGCAGGCGTGGGAGGACCCGAGCCTGCCCAAGTCGCCCTACGGCACCGACCCGGCCATCGCGTCGATCGGCTTCCAGACCGGCAAGGCGGCCGGCTCTGCCTCGCCGCTGACCTGGGCGCAGGCCCAGGAGGTACGCCTGGCGCGCGCCATCGCGACGGGGACCGTCGTCGAGCAGCCGGCCGCGGTCAAGGCCCGCTACCTGCACGGCGCGGTCGCGGCGGTGCCGGTCACGATCACCTCGCCGGCCAACGCCACCGAGGTCACCGGTGCCACCACCACCGTCACCGGCACGACCGCGCCCGGCGCGACCGTGACGGTGCAGGCCCTGCTCGAGGGCTCCGAGACCGGCGCGACCGACGTCGTGGTGACCGCCGGCTCCGACGGCTCCTTCAGCGCCGACGTGCCCACCGGCCCGGGGACCACTGACATCAGCGCGGCGGCCGAGCTGGCCGGCGCCACCGGTGTCGCGCGGGTCACCGTGGTCTCGTCGTTCATCCCGGGCACCACGGTGCTCGACGTGACCGACCCGACGGGCGACGACAACGGGCCGGGGACCTACGCGTACCCGCTCGCTGCCGACTTCCACGCCGGTGCCTACGACCTGCGGCGCTTCGAGGTCATCGACAGCGGCGACACCGTCACCCTGCGCTCCACGCTGGGCGACCTGACGCCGACGTTCGGCTCGCCGATCGGCGCCCAGCTGCTCGACATCTACGTCCAGCAGCCGGGTGGCGGCACGACCTCGACCTCCCCCGGGCCGGCGTCGCGCAACTTCACGATCGACCCCGGTTCGGCCTGGACCAAGCGCCTGGAGATCCAGGGCTTCGTGTCGCCGGTGTTCATCGACGCGGCCGGCACCAACCAGGGCGCGGTCACCGTGATCTCCAGCTCGATCAGCAAGACGATCGCGGTGGTGATCCCGAAGGCGGCGCTGGGCGGCACGCCGGGCGCCGGGTGGAAGTTCACGGTCGCGCTGCACGGTCAGGACGGGTTCAGCCCCGACCAGGCCCGTGGCTTCCAGCCGCTGCCGCAGGACTACCAGTTCGGGCTCTGCGCGAGCGCCTCGGTGTCGAGCCCGATCTGCTCCATCGACCCGGGCACGGCGCCCAAGGTCATGGACGTGCTGACGCCCGCAGGGGTCAGCCAGGCCACCGAGCTCGACCCCACGCAGGGCCCCGTGCGCCTGCAGGGCGTGCCGGTGAGCTGA
- a CDS encoding ABC transporter substrate-binding protein — MRLIPRRRPVRLFATLAAAGLVAACGGTKVGSEPDAAGGTASAGGSSAGAKAPCGNVNLAVYNWVGYEADAAVFSYVARQRLGCTVTEKNLDEQVSWQGFGTGEVDAVLENWGHEDLAKKYITDQKVAQDLGPDGNTGKIGWYVPPWFAEAHPDVLDWKNLNKYAAMFKTSESGGKGQLLDGDPGFVTNDEALVKNLKLDYKVVYSGSEAALIASFKQAEAAKKPLIGYFYEPQWFLSEVALKKVALPAWTEGCDADAAKVACDYPDYTLNKVVSTKFAQSGSPAYDLVKNFRWTNDDQNLVAKYIAEDKLSPEAAGKKWVEANPDKVAAWLGG; from the coding sequence ATGAGGCTCATCCCACGTCGACGACCCGTCCGCCTGTTCGCCACCCTCGCCGCAGCGGGGCTGGTGGCTGCTTGCGGGGGCACGAAGGTGGGCTCGGAGCCCGACGCCGCAGGCGGCACCGCCTCGGCGGGCGGCTCGAGCGCAGGCGCGAAGGCGCCGTGCGGCAACGTCAACCTGGCGGTCTACAACTGGGTCGGCTACGAGGCCGACGCGGCCGTCTTCAGCTACGTCGCCCGGCAGCGCCTCGGCTGCACGGTCACGGAGAAGAACCTCGACGAGCAGGTCTCGTGGCAGGGCTTCGGCACCGGCGAGGTCGACGCCGTGCTCGAGAACTGGGGCCACGAGGACCTGGCCAAGAAGTACATCACCGACCAGAAGGTCGCCCAGGACCTCGGGCCCGACGGCAACACCGGCAAGATCGGCTGGTACGTGCCGCCCTGGTTCGCGGAGGCGCACCCTGACGTGCTCGACTGGAAGAACCTCAACAAGTACGCCGCGATGTTCAAGACCTCCGAGTCGGGCGGCAAGGGCCAGCTGCTCGACGGCGACCCCGGCTTCGTGACCAACGACGAGGCCCTGGTCAAGAACCTCAAGCTCGACTACAAGGTCGTCTACTCCGGCTCCGAGGCCGCCCTGATCGCCAGCTTCAAGCAGGCGGAGGCGGCCAAGAAGCCGCTGATCGGCTACTTCTACGAGCCGCAGTGGTTCCTCTCCGAGGTCGCGCTGAAGAAGGTCGCGCTCCCCGCGTGGACCGAGGGCTGCGACGCCGACGCCGCCAAGGTGGCGTGCGACTACCCCGACTACACGCTCAACAAGGTCGTGAGCACCAAGTTCGCCCAGAGCGGCAGCCCGGCCTACGACCTGGTCAAGAACTTCCGGTGGACCAACGACGACCAGAACCTCGTCGCGAAGTACATCGCGGAGGACAAGCTGAGCCCCGAGGCGGCCGGCAAGAAGTGGGTCGAGGCCAACCCCGACAAGGTCGCCGCCTGGCTGGGCGGCTGA
- a CDS encoding glycoside hydrolase family 18 protein, with protein sequence MPHIRPRPAAAALVALATAVPLAVSSAPASAAPARAAAQPAKVVNAYFADWDVYARGYFVKDIPAAKLTHITYAFGSATADGLCAPADAWADYQRPFEASQTVDGTADTWADPLLGNYKQILELKAKYPHLKVNIALGGWTLSTNFSDVAKKSATRKKFVASCIDRFIKGNLPGLAPGAAKGVFDGIDLDWEYPGVDAGNAAHFSKDDRHNATQLLREFRSQLDDAAGPGTHYELTAALPATSKASQYWELEKVARTLDFVDLMTYDFHGGYEPFSSFNSPFTTDLTDPNPGVDATWSTTGTVAHYLANGVPASKIVVGTPFYGKQYIRVGTTGDGLYSSFDNTGLTGDVLTVSGSTTPTYREIVDGAGILKSDGTSPAAGWVPAGTPRPGRPTSTTRRRSTCSPTAAR encoded by the coding sequence GTGCCCCACATCCGTCCCCGACCGGCCGCGGCGGCGCTCGTCGCGCTCGCCACGGCGGTCCCGCTCGCCGTCTCGAGCGCGCCCGCGTCCGCAGCGCCGGCCCGCGCCGCCGCCCAGCCCGCCAAGGTCGTCAACGCCTACTTCGCCGACTGGGACGTCTACGCCCGCGGCTACTTCGTCAAGGACATCCCCGCGGCGAAGCTCACCCACATCACCTACGCGTTCGGCTCCGCGACGGCCGACGGGCTCTGCGCGCCCGCCGACGCGTGGGCCGACTACCAGCGACCCTTCGAGGCGTCGCAGACCGTGGACGGCACCGCCGACACCTGGGCCGACCCGCTGCTCGGCAACTACAAGCAGATCCTGGAGCTGAAGGCGAAGTACCCCCACCTCAAGGTGAACATCGCCCTGGGTGGCTGGACGCTGTCGACCAACTTCTCCGACGTCGCCAAGAAGTCGGCCACCCGCAAGAAGTTCGTCGCCAGCTGCATCGACCGCTTCATCAAGGGCAACCTGCCCGGCCTCGCCCCCGGTGCGGCCAAGGGCGTCTTCGACGGCATCGACCTCGACTGGGAGTACCCCGGTGTCGACGCCGGCAACGCGGCCCACTTCTCCAAGGACGACAGGCACAACGCGACCCAGCTGCTGCGCGAGTTCCGCAGCCAGCTCGACGACGCCGCCGGCCCGGGGACCCACTACGAGCTGACCGCGGCCCTGCCCGCGACGTCGAAGGCGTCGCAGTACTGGGAGCTGGAGAAGGTCGCCCGCACCCTCGACTTCGTCGACCTGATGACCTACGACTTCCACGGCGGCTACGAGCCCTTCAGCTCGTTCAACTCGCCGTTCACCACCGACCTCACCGACCCGAACCCGGGCGTCGACGCGACCTGGAGCACGACGGGCACCGTCGCGCACTACCTCGCCAACGGCGTACCGGCCTCGAAGATCGTGGTGGGCACGCCGTTCTACGGCAAGCAGTACATCCGGGTGGGCACCACGGGCGACGGGCTCTACTCGTCCTTCGACAACACAGGGCTGACCGGCGACGTGCTCACGGTCTCGGGGTCGACGACGCCGACCTACCGCGAGATCGTCGACGGGGCAGGGATCTTGAAGAGCGACGGTACGTCGCCGGCCGCCGGGTGGGTGCCCGCTGGAACGCCGCGGCCGGGTCGCCCTACCTCTACAACCCGGCGGCGCAGCACGTGCTCGCCGACGGCAGCACGGTGA